DNA sequence from the Bradyrhizobium sp. CIAT3101 genome:
CGTTCTTCACGTGTTGATTCATGTGGGCCTCCGCTCGTTGCCGGCGGCGGATGCGGTGCGCATCTCGGTGGCGGCGCGCATGATTGCCTTCTGGATCCGCGAATAGGTCATGCAACGGCAGAGATTGCCGTCCATATGAGCCACGACCTCTTCCTTGGTCGGATTGGCGTTCTTCGCCAGCAGCGAAGCCGCCTGCATGATCTGCCCGGACTGGCAGTAGCCGCATTGCGGCACCTGCTCGGCAACCCACGCCTTCTGCAGGGGATGATCACCCTTGGCGGAAAGGCCTTCGATGGTGGTGATCTTCTTGCCGGCGACGTCGCCGACCATGGTCTGGCACGACCGCACGGCTTCGCCGTTGACGTGCACGGTGCAGGCACCGCACAGGCCGGCACCGCAGCCGAATTTCGTGCCGGTCATCTGCAACTGTTCGCGGATGGCCCAAAGGAGCGGCGTGTCGTTTGCCGCATCCACGGACATACTCCGCCCGTTGATCGTGAGCGTTGGCATAGGCGTCTTCCCCTGCCGGTGCAATGAAGCCGCTTACGGCGGCAACTTGAGTAGCGGACGCCCACCGGGTCGGCGGCCGCCTTGCGCGCAAGAATGATCGCGTTCCTGCGTTGTGGCAAATGCAATTTGGAATCGATCGAAACTATCTCGGCATCCGCTTGTTGTGCGTTGCGATAGCAGCGCTGATGTTAGCGACTGAACGCAACAAGCAGTGCCTTCAGGCAGTTTCTTCGAAGTAACTTGGCACATTAAAGTTCGACCGCGAGCGAACCCTTACCCTCCCCTGGAGGGGTCCGAGACGAGCGTAGCTCGCTCGTGGGTCGATCGCGCGTAGCGCGAGCGGGGTGGGGTGATCTCTCCACACGGACAGCGCTTACGGGGAGAGACCGTCACCCCACCTCGGTTCGCATTTCATGCGAACCGATCCTCCCCCTCCAGGGGAGGATGGGCACCGCTACCTAGGTTCGATAGAAGAAGAAATGAGAGAGGTCGGAAGCAATGCCAAGGATCGATCGGGACGGCGTCGGCATCTATTATGAAGTGCATGGCGACGGGCCGCCGCTGCTGCTCACCCACGGCTACTCATCGACCTCGGCGATGTGGCACGGCCAGATCGATGCGCTCGCGAAGGACCACAAGCTGATCCTGTGGGACATGCGCGGCCATGGACAGTCCGATTATCCCGACGATCCCGCGGCCTACAGCGAGGCACTCACCGTCGGCGACATGGCGGCGATGCTCGACGCGGTCGGCGCCAGGCGCGCCATCATCGGCGGGCTGTCGCTCGGCGGCTACATGTCGCTGGCGTTCTACCGCGCCCACCCGCAAGCCGCACGCGCGCTGCTGATCATCGACACCGGCCCGGGCTTCAAGAAAGACGACGCGCGCGAGGCCTGGAATGCGCGTGCGCTCGCCACCGCCGACAAGCTCGATCGCGAAGGACTCGACGTGCTGAAATCAGCGACGCGCGAGCGCGCCACCGCCAGCCATCGCAACGCCAAGGGCCTGGCGCTGGCCGCGCGCGGCATGCTGACCCAGCGCGATGCGGCGGTGATGGAATTGTTGCCGAACATAAACGTGCCGTCGCTGATCGTGGTTGGCGCCGACGACACACCGTTCCTGGCGGCGTCCGACTACATGGCGGCCAAGATCCCGGGTGCACAAAAGGTCGTGATCCCCGCGGCCGGACACGCCGTCAACATCGATCAGCCCAAGGCTTTTGTTGACGCCGTGGTGCCTTTCCTGAAGAACTTGCCGGGATAGCGGTCATACGGGGATCACGACCATGAAGCGGGCAATCTTGGCGGCAGGCGCAGCGCTTCTCTCGATGGCCGCGTCGGTGCAGGCCGAGCCGTTCGGCACGGTGCCGTCGCGCCGTCCCTTCGTCGACACCTTGTCGAACAATACGCCTTTGGCGTTCGGAATGG
Encoded proteins:
- a CDS encoding alpha/beta fold hydrolase — its product is MPRIDRDGVGIYYEVHGDGPPLLLTHGYSSTSAMWHGQIDALAKDHKLILWDMRGHGQSDYPDDPAAYSEALTVGDMAAMLDAVGARRAIIGGLSLGGYMSLAFYRAHPQAARALLIIDTGPGFKKDDAREAWNARALATADKLDREGLDVLKSATRERATASHRNAKGLALAARGMLTQRDAAVMELLPNINVPSLIVVGADDTPFLAASDYMAAKIPGAQKVVIPAAGHAVNIDQPKAFVDAVVPFLKNLPG
- a CDS encoding (2Fe-2S)-binding protein, which translates into the protein MPTLTINGRSMSVDAANDTPLLWAIREQLQMTGTKFGCGAGLCGACTVHVNGEAVRSCQTMVGDVAGKKITTIEGLSAKGDHPLQKAWVAEQVPQCGYCQSGQIMQAASLLAKNANPTKEEVVAHMDGNLCRCMTYSRIQKAIMRAATEMRTASAAGNERRPT